One Campylobacter sputorum genomic window, AAATTATTGTGCATTAAAAAAGAAGATAGAGTGTCAAAGGACACTCTAAAAATTATAATTTTGAAGCGTTTTTGGCAAGGTATTCTGCTACGCCCTCGGTTGAGCCTTTCATTCCATCTTCGCCTTTGTGCCATCCAGCAGGGCAAACTTCGCCATGTTCGTTTGTAAATAACATTGTATCTACCATTCTTATCATTTCATCAATGTTTCTTCCAAGAGGCATATCATTTATAACCGCATGACGAACTGTTCCGTCTTTGTCTAATAAAAATGAGCCACGAAGTGCAACTGCATCATCAAAAAGCACATCAAAACCCCTTGCTATCTCTTTTTTAAGATCAGCTACTAAAGGAAATTGGATAT contains:
- a CDS encoding peroxiredoxin → MLVTNKAPDFTAPAVLGDNQIVEDFNLYKNIGKNGAVVFFYPKDFTFVCPSEIIAFDNRFKEFKDRGISLIGVSCDNEYTHFAWKNTSRDNGGIGNIQFPLVADLKKEIARGFDVLFDDAVALRGSFLLDKDGTVRHAVINDMPLGRNIDEMIRMVDTMLFTNEHGEVCPAGWHKGEDGMKGSTEGVAEYLAKNASKL